A window of Yoonia sp. SS1-5 genomic DNA:
GGTAATCTGTTGTGATCGCCAGATCCGCGCCCTGGGCGAGGGCCTCATTCTGCAGACCTGGCCAGGCGCCCAGCATCTGGCCGCCTTTGACGTTGCCGCCAACGATCATCATCGCATTGCCATAGCCATGATCGGTGCCGCCTGCCGTATTGCTGCGCAATCGTCTGCCGAATTCGCTCATCACGACAACGGTAACATGTTCGCGCCGGTCCCCAAGGTCCCGCCAGAAGGCCATCAACGCCTGCGACAGGTGCCGGGTTCGTTTCGCGAAATCCCCCGCCTGATTGATGTGAGTGTCCCAGCCGCCGTAGTCCGCCGTTGCGATACGCAAGCCCAGATCAAGTTTCAGCGCATGTGCGATGGTCTGCAGGGATTGCGCCAGCGGGCCCTTTGGGTATTTCACATCGGGCCTGTAGTTGGGGCGCTCGCCCGTATCAGGATCCGTCAGACGATCTGACAAAAGCCCGGAAAGGCCGACAAGTTTGCTGATCTGCGGCCCGATCAACGGATGCGCGGCAAAGCCATCCATCATGCTTTGCCCGATCATATGTGACAGCTCGTGCCCCGCCGGCAGGATCAGATCATCCAAGGCGCCGGCAACAGGAACCCCACCGCCACCCCGCAGACTTTCCGGCGCGCTGTCGCCGACCGCAAGGGCGGGCAAGGGGCCATCAGGTTCTTGATTTGCCAGCCAGCGCCCAAGCCAGCCGCCGGTTGTTGATACCGCGCTGGCGCGTTCCATCTTGTCCTCGGCGTCAAAATGGCTGCGGGTGCCGTCGGTCAGCCCCGCTGCATGCACGACCGCAAGCTCGCCAGCGCCGAAGAGTTCCGACAGCCCCTTGGCTTGCGGGTGAAACCGGAAATCGACATCTGCGGCCTGATCCTGCAGCACAAAACCGGCCTTGTCCCCCTTGCGGGCTACCCGCAGATCGGGTGCGCGGGCGGCGATAAGGTCTGTATCCGCACTGGGGCAGATCAAATGCAGCCCGTCCGCACCACCGCGCAGGAAGATCACAACAAGGACAGGTTCTGTCATGGCTTACCTCAACACGAATTGCGGGTGCAGGGCGGCGGCGGCATGGACCACAGATGCAACCCAGACCCGCCCGTCGCGATCATCAGGCAGCGTTTCTACCCCAAGCGTGGCCAAGGCCTGTGATACGGTGCCTTCGGGCACGCCGAACCGGTTTTCGGTGCGCTGCGCGAGGGATTGAAGGGATGTGACCTCGCGCAGTGCGCCGCTACCCGGCATTTGCGCGCCCATCCAACCTTCATGCGCATAAAGTGCCAAACCGATCAGGCCCTGCAGCGTGCGGGTATTTGCCCAATCGGCCGTATGATCAGGATGGCCAGTGGGCGGTTTGACTGCATGCTGTGTCCAGCCCGCCCGGCCAAGGTGCCAGTCGAAATCCAGTGTCGGCGCATGGACATGCGCACCGCTGGCCCGGTAAATCCCTGCCAGATACTCAAACGGACGGCGCAATTTTGAGGGCGGCGTTTGTTGGAATTCATCATGCAACACGATCGTTCGCAGCACATGGGCGATCTGATCGGGGTCATCCACAAGCGCATGAAACCGGGCCGCGACCGCCGCGTGATAGTCGGCAGATGGGCTTTCGATGCCAAGGCGCAACAGCAATTTGCCCGCCACGTGATGTGCCGTTGCCGGATGGGCCGCCAACATGTCCAAAACCTGCTCCCCATCAGCAAGTGGCGCGCGATTGGGCGGAAACTCAACGCTAAGCACCCGCTTTTGGTAGGGGTCATGCCATCGTTCCACATAGTGGAATGCGCCGGTCAGGGGGGCATGGATGCCTTTGCCATTGCCACGACCGTCCCCGATGCTCCACCCTGTGAATGCGCGTGCGACTTCGTAGACGTCCTGATCAATGTAGCCGGTCGCCTTGCCGTCGGTCGCGCCGGGCACCTGACGCCAGTCGTCGTAGATATCGTTGAAGTAATGTTTGACACCCAAAGTATGCAGTTCCAGCAATTCGCGGGCAAAATTCTCGTTTGCGGGGCTGGCCCGACTGGCATCATTGTTCAGATAGCTGAGCATTGCGGGTGCCGTTGCGACGTCGCCTAGCATCATCCGGAAATTGCCAAACGCATGACCCCGTAACATGCGGTCATAGGCCGGGAAGAACACGGCAGTCGGTCCATCCTTGTAGGCGTTTACGCTGAAATGTTCGTGCCAGAAGGCTGTCATCAGTTCGCGCAGTTGTGCGTCGGCATTGACGGCCCGGATCAGTGATGCGGCTTTGACCTCATCTGCGGGACGGATCCGCTCGGCAAATGAAACCGGTTGCTCAAAGTCCAGAAGCGGCATCAGGCTGGCGGTGTCCGCGTTGAGGGTATTGAGGTGGCGCATCTCGTCCAGCCCATCCCACGCAGCGCCGGTGTCGTTGCTGCCCGGTCCGTAAGCGATTTGCAGCTTGGCTTGCGACAGCAGGCGATCAAGTGCGGGGTCTGTGGCGGGCTTTGCCAGTTCCGCATCCAGCCAGTCAGACAAGCCCTGGCGTTCCAGATCGGTCCGGTTTTGTGGTGTTGCCCCGAATGTCAGCCGGTTCAGGATCACAAGGCCAGGACTGACCTGCGCCGCCTCTGCCCGCGCCGCGCCGAGCAACAGAAGCGAGAGCAAACCCTTGTGCAGATCTCGTCGCGAGATGTCCATGCGCATATCGTCGGTGACTGCACCGCAATCGCCAAGCCCTAATTCAGCGCGGGCATCTTGTCGGCAATGGTTTTCCTATTCAGAGCGGGGCAAGTTCCACGCCCGCTGCTGTCAGGTGCTGTCTGATTTCGCGTGCCATCGCCACAGCGTCAGGCGTGTCCCCATGCAAGCAGATCGTATCAATGCGACAGGGGATGTGTTTGCCGCTTTCGGCAATGATGGCCCCCGCATCCAGCATGCCCAAGATACGTTTCGCCGCCGTTTGCGCATCATGCAACACGGCCCCGGGTTTGCGCCTGTCGACCAGTGTCGCGTCGTCCTCATAAGCGCGGTCGGCAAAGATTTCCCCCGCCCAGTTGCAGCCCAGTTCGCGCACGGTGCTTTCCATGGCCGTGGCCGCCAGCACCATGATCACAATGTCAGGATCGACATCAAGTGCCGCCTGATAACAGACCCGTGCCAGTTCCGCATCCTCGGAGGCCATGTTCGCAAGCGCGCCATGCAGTTTCAGATGCCGTACCCGGCCACCGGCGCGGCGCGCCATCGCCTGTGCCGCCCCCAGCTGATAGGCGACGGCGTTGGCCAGTTCCTCATGTGCGATTGGCAGGCGCCGCCGCCCGAACCCCTTCAGGTCTGCAAAGCCGGGATGCGCGCCGATGCCGACGCCCTTTTCATGTGCAATCTGCATTGTACGGGCCATGACGTCAGGGTCGCCCGCATGAAACCCGCAGGCGATATTGGCCGACGTCACGATATCGAGCAATGCGGCGTCATCACCCATTTGCCATGGGCCAAAGCCCTCGCCCATATCGGAATTCAGATCGACACTGCGCGTCATTGTCAGGACCTTTCAATATCGTCGCCGGATGTGACCCCGCTGATCAGTTGATACCCAAGCAGATCGGGAATGTCATGCGGATCACGGTGGACCGGACGGCAGGCCTCGGACATCTGTCGGTAAAGCTGCGGATCAGAGATATATGTTGCCTCGGCCTCCGCCATGCTGAGCCAGGTGAATGTCAGCTGCGTGCCGGGGGCGGCTTGCGCGACCTTGGGCAGATCAGCTGGGATGACCGTGCCGATCCGGGGGTAGCCGCCAATGGTCTGGCATTCGGCAAGCAGTACATATGGCACGCCATCACCGGTCATTTGCACATCACCGGGCAAGATAAGGTCCGACACGATATTCAGCGCCCCGGCCATGGCAAAGCCTGCCCCTTCATGGTCCAGCCGGACCCCTTGCCGGTTCCCGCGCGGACTGCGTTCAAAGGATGTCTCCGCAAAAGTGGCGCGTATGGCTGCGGCAAAGTCGTCCGTCTGCGGGCCGGGCATGATCCGGATCGGCCCGCCGCCCAGCCTGTCACCCGGTTCCAGTGCATGTGGACCTGACAAGGGGGCCGGATCCTTGCCCAACGGGATGACGTCGCCTTGCACCAGCGCGCGCCCGATCCCCGCCGTCAGATGGGTCGCGCGGCTGTCAAGCGCGGGTGGCGTGTCGATCCCGCCTGCAAAGGCAAGGTAGCCATACACCCCGCGCAGCGCCCCGCCGATTGTCAGCATCTCGCCCTTGCGCAGCAATCTGGTCTGATTGGGCGGAACGGGAGAGTCGTCAATCGTGGCCTGCATGCGCGCGCCGGTCAGTGTGATACGGGTATCGGCGGTGACGCTGAACGTCCCGCCAAATCCCATCATCTCAAGCACTGCGGCGCCAAGGCCGGTGTTCAGCAACGCATATGCCTCGATCAATGCGTGCCTGTCGGTGGCGCCGCCGCAGGGCAAACCCTGGGCGGTCCATCCCGGGCGCCCCAGATCCTGGATCGTGACGCCCGGCCCGACCTTATGAACGTGCAGCGCTGTCATCAGGTCACATGCTCGCAGGTCGCGCCACCGTCCGGATCGCCGGTGGCCTGCAGCGACGTCAGCTCCGTATCGGTGATCTGGTGAAAGGAGACCGCGTCGCCGGGCGCAAAGGCAAATGGTTCCGCAGCGTCGGGGCGGTAGACCTGAAACGCCGTTTGACCGATATGGCGCCAGCCGGTTGGGGCATCCGCGGCAAAGATGATCAACTGGCGCACCGCCACGACCAGCGCGCCGGGCGGAACGCGCGCCGTCAATGCGGTCTGGCGCGGAATGTCCCAATGTGATGGCAGCATGCCCAGATAAGGTTGCCCCGGCGCAAATCCGATTGCGATCACCCGGGGCCGTGCGGCAGTAATCTGTGCCGCGGCTTCCGATGTGGTCAGGCCCGCGAGGGCGGCGGCCTCGGCCAGTTGCGGGGCGTGTGCTGGCGCAAAGGACACCGGAATATGCCAGATGCGCCGGGGGCCGGCATCGGTCACTTTCAGCTTTGCCACAATCTTAGCCAGGGCATCGGTCACTGCGTGCCGATTGGTTTTTTCAGGATCAAACCCGACCCGAACGGATGTGAGGGATGATGCGATTTCGGCCGTGCCGGGCAGGTCTGCGGCCATGACCGCATCACGAAATGCAAGCGCCTGCGCATTTGTTTCGGCTGTCAGTTCGCGGGAAAACCGCACCAGAATGCCGTCAATGCCCAAGGGCAGAAATGCGGGACTGGTTTCCTCAGACATCGAGCACGGGTCAGCTATCCTTGGGGGTGGCAGCGGTTATGGGGCCGTCATGCTTGGCCCAACTGGAAAACCCGTCTTTGAGATGTGCAGCCGGAAATCCCATATCGTTCAACGTCGCAACCGTCAGGGCAGATCGCCAACAGGAGGCGCAGTGAAAGATAAAGCGTTTATCCTGCGCAAAGATATCCTTGAAATAGGGGCTGTCCGGATCGACCCAGAATTCGACCATCCCGCGCGGGCAATGAAAACTGCCGGGGATCGCGCCGCTGCGCTGCCGCTCGCGGATATCGCGTAGATCGACAAAGACCACGTCCGGCGCATCCAGCATCGCAATTGCGTCGACAGTGTCGATCTCTTCAATCCGGGCGCGCGCATCCGCCACCATCTGCGCGGCCGATTTCGTAAGCGTCGGCATTTGGCCCCATCCTTTGTCACGTGCACCCCGATGTTGACCACAGCACCAACAAGAATGTCCAGATCAGCATTGCAGTAGGGGCTAGCCCTTTGCGCCGGGTACAGGTTTCTCTGGCCCCAAATCAAGGCGGGTGATGTGGTCCGCAATGCCTGTCGGGTAGATCGCGCGCACCAGCGGATCATGCCCCGGGACAATCAGTTCGGGGGTTGAGGCCAGTTCGCGCAGCACATCAAACCCATCCAGCATGTCTTGCAAATCGACAACGATCGGAAAGGGTTTGCGGGCAAAGACATTCTCGTAATAATGGGCGGCGTCCGAGGCGAGGACCAGCCAGCCGGCCTGCGTGCGCACGCGAACGGCTTGTAACCCGCGCGAATGGCCACCAATGCAGTGGACGGTGATGCCATCTGCGATCTGGCCAACCCCGTCATGAAAAACCAATTTGCCGCTGTAAAGGCGTTTCACCGCCTCGCAGACATGGTCAGCGGTGAACGGCATGCGCAACGTGTCGTGACACATGCACGGGCCTGTTGCAAAAGCCATTTCTGCCGCTTGCATATGAAGCGTGGCGTTGGGGAAAAGATGCAAACCACCTGCGTGGTCATAATGCAGATGTGTGACGATCACCCGGTCGATATCCGCGGGGCCAAGGCCGAACGGGGCAAGGGCCGCGGCAGGATGCAGCCGTATGGGACGACCGCGCGCCTGCGCTTCGGCATCGTCATAGCCCGTATCAACCAGGATCGTCTGATCGCCCGAGCGCAGCAGCCACATGAAATAATCCATCGGGTGCGGGGCATCGTGATTGTCGTCAAAGATAAAACTGTCGCCGCGGTGACGCGCATTGCGGTCGGCGTATTTTATGGCATGCACCTCCCAGATGCTCATGCGTGGACGGTGTCCCAGGTCACAACGGTCTTGTCGGCAACCATGGGTGCGGTCGCTGCGTCGAATGCGAGAAAATGTTGGGTGTTCAAATGCGCATCAAAACCGGCCTGATCCGAATAAAGCTCGTACAGAAAGACGCAATCAGGGTCCTTGCTGTCAGTCGAGACATCAAAACGGTGGCAATTCAACTCTGCCTCGCGCGATGCCTTGGCGTTTTCGGTCATCAGGGGCATGAACGCATCTTTCATCCCCGGTTTCAGACGAAGCACAACACATACTGCGAACATCCATTTCCCCTTGTATTCCTGTCGGTCGACGGCCGCCAGGCCGCCGTCTGGTACATCAATCTTGTGCTGACCAGCATTCGTGCTGGCCCCGAAACCCCGAAATCCTGCATAGTGCCACAGTGGCTGTCTGCCCCCGATTGCTAGCAAGTCACTGCGCAAGGCCGCAACATTTTTCGCCTGTTGCAAGTCATTACGTATTAGATAATGTATGCATTAATTGAAATTGCAAGTGGTGAACGTAACATGGGATGGCATTTCCAGATCGCGGTGTTTGAGGGTAACGCAAACGCCATGGCGCCCCATTGGCTGGGTAAATGGCGCGGGAATAGCGCGGCTGTGGCCCGATGACGTTGCGGGTCGGTTGCGCCGGGGCAGGGTATTTCAGCCAGTTCCACATTGGCAGTTGGCAGCGCATGTCGCGCGCAGAGATCGTCGGGGTCTGTGACTTTGATCGTGACAAGGCGGCTGTGACATCGGCGCCCGCCTTTCGGACCGTTGACGAGATGCTTGCCAAAACGCGTCCTGACATACTTGATATCATCCTGCCGCCGGCCGGACATGCGGGCGCAATTCGGGCAGGGTTGGCTGCCGGTGTCGGGGCGATCATCTGTCAAAAGCCGTTCTGCCGGGACCTGAAAGAAGCCGCCGAAATGGTTGGACTGGCTGCATCTGCAGGTGTCCCGTTGATCATCCATGAGAACTTCAGGTTCCAGCCGTGGTTCCGGGCGATCAAGCAAGAACTGGATAGCGGGTCACTGGGCGATGTGCTTCAGGTCACGTTCCGGCTGCGACCGGGCGACGGGCAGGGGCCGCGAGCCTATCTTGACCGTCAGCCGAGCTTTCAAAAAATGCGGCGTTTTCTGATCCATGAAACCGGTGTGCATTATATTGATGTCTTCCGGTATCTTTTGGGGGATGCATCGCATGTCTATGCCGATCTGCGTCAGATCAATCCGGCTATCGCGGGCGAGGATGCGGGCTATGTAATATTTGACCATCCGCTTGGAACAAAGGCGCTATTGGATGGCAATCGGCTGGCTGATCACAGCGCTGACAACACCAGACGCACGATGGGCGAGGGGTTGATCGAAGGCAGCAAAGGCACCCTGACACTGGCCGGCGATGGCGCGGTCACGCTGCGCCCCTTTGGCACGCAGACGCATAGGCAATTGCTGGGCCCGGACCCGCATGATGGTTTTGGTGGGGACTGCACACATGCCTTGCAATTGCATGTCGTTTCAGGCCTTCTTGACGATACACCGCTGGAAAACCTGGCGTCCGATTATCTTGGCGTCATCCAAACCGAAGAGGCGATCTACAGGTCCAGCGAAACGCAGCGCAAGGTTGAGGTCAAAGCCCATGGTCAGCGGTTCCTCCAAACCCAAAAGTAACTCCGCGATTGCGGTCGAGGAGTTGCGAAAACTGATCTTTACCGGCGAGTTACCGGCAGGCTCGGATCATTTGGAAAGTGAACTTGCGATGCGGCTGGGCATGTCGCGAACCCCGGTGCGCGAGGCTGCGCTGACCCTCGAGGGGCAGGGCCTTCTGGAAGTCAGGGCGCGCAAAGGCGTTCGCATACGGCCCATATCGGTCAAGGATATGGTCGAAATCTATGACGTGCTGACAGAGCTGGAAAGTCTGGCTGCCGCGGATGCAGCCCGGCAAGATCTGCCTGCGTCGGATCTGAAAGAACTATCCCAGACAATTGCCGATATGCAGGCCGCGCTGGCGAATGAAGATCGCGAAGCCTGGGCATTGGCGGATGACAGATTTCATGCAGAGCTGGTGCGGCTTGGCGGGAATTCCAGGGTTATCTCGATTGTCGGGCGCATGGTCGATCAGGTGCGCCGGGCAAAGGCTGTCACCTTGCAAATGCGTCCATTGCCGACCCAATCCAATGCGGATCACGAGGCGGTGCTGCAGGCGATCCGCGTCGGGGACGCGGAAAAGGCGCGCCAAATCCACCGGGCGCACCGCGAGGGCGCAAAACACGTGCTGATCACACTACTGCGCCAGCACAGCCTGCACATGCTTTGATATTATTTGAAGAGGTTTGCGTTGCCGTCCCGGATCGCAGGCACGAATGATGACAGATAGATCATCGCCATGATCGCAAATCCGGTGGATACGTACATCTCAAGGATCATGCGAAACGGCTCGCCCGAGACAATAATGGACAGCATTGCGCCGATCAGCGCAACAAGACTTCCAAATATGATCGCAACGAGTGCCAAGACGGTGTCCCTTCCCAATGTTACCCAGCATCTAACCTGCGAATTGAGGCGGAAATGTGAGCAAATCGCGCAGAATTCTCGCAGATTTGATAAATACCCGTTCATATAACGGGGAAAAAACGGCGCCCGGCATCATTCTTGAGCATCTGGCGCGCGAATGACCGCACGCCAGACAGGTCACGACAATTTTTCTAGCGGACGAATTTCTTGTGCTTCATCCGTTTGGGCTCTAACGCGTCGGCGCCCAGTCTTGCCTTCTTGTCGTCTTCGTAGTCGGTAAAGGCCCCCTGGAACCATTCGACATGGGCGTCACCTTCGAAGGCAAGAATATGGGTACAGATCCGGTCCAGGAAAAAGCGGTCGTGGCTGATGACCACGGCGCAGCCTGCAAAACTGACCAGAGCATCTTCAAGCGCGCGCAGCGTTTCGACGTCCAGATCATTGGTCGGCTCATCCAACAGCAGCACATTGCCACCGGATTTCAGAAGCTTGGCCATATGAACGCGATTGCGCTCACCCCCTGATAGCAGACCAACCTTCTTTTGCTGGTCGCCCCCTTTGAAGTTGAAGGCCGAACAATAGGCGCGCGAATTCATGCTGGCATCGCCAAGTTCGATGATCTCGGCCCCACCGCTGATTTCTTCCCAAACAGTGGTTTCGGGGTTCAGGGCGTCGCGGGACTGATCCACATAGGACAGGTTGACTGTATCGCCAAACGTAACGGTGCCCTCATCGGGGTCATTCTGCCCAGTCAGCATGGAAAACAGCGTTGATTTACCCGCGCCGTTCGGCCCGATCACACCAACAATGCCGCCCGGCGGCAGATCAAAGCTGAGGTTCTCGATCAAAAGCTTGTCGCCCATCGCCTTTTTCAGCCCTTCGACCTCGATCACCTTAGAGCCGAGCCGGGGCCCATTGGGGATGATGATCTGCGCGCGGCCCATCTTTTCGCGCTCGGACTGATTGGCAAGGTCGTTATAGGCGCTGATACGGGCCTTGGATTTGGCCTGCCGGGCCTTTGCGCCCTGCCGCATCCACTCCAATTCGCGGGCGAGTGTGCGCTGCTTGGATTTGTCTTCCTTGGCTTCGCGTTCCAGCCGCTTGGCCTTTGCCTCTAGCCAGCTAGAGTAGTTCCCCTCATGCGGGATGCCCGACCCACGGTCGAGCTCCAAGATCCAGCCGGTGATCGCATCAAGGAAGTAGCGGTCATGGGTGACAATCAGGATTGTCCCTTTGTACTCAATCAGGTGCTGTTGCAGCCATGCGATTGTTTCCGCGTCCAAGTGGTTGGTCGGTTCGTCAAGCAACAGCATGTCGGGGGCATCCAGCAGCAACTGGCACAAGGCAACACGCCGCTTTTCACCGCCAGACAGTGTGGTGACATCCGCGTCGTCAGGGGGGCAGCGCAATGCCTCCATACTGATGTCAATCTGGGCGTCGAGATCCCACAGGTTCTGGCTGTCGATCTGATCCTGAAGCTGGGCCATTTCGTCGGCCGTTTCTTCGGAATAATTCATCGCCACTTCGTTGTAGCGATCAAGGATAGCCTTCTTGTCGGCAACGCCGAGCATGACGTTCTCGCGGACGCTCAGGTTTGGATCAAGCTCTGGCTCTTGGGGCAGATAGCCGACGCGGGCGCCCTCGGCGGCCCAGGCTTCGCCGGCAAAGTCCTTGTCCTGGCCGGCCATGATCCGCATCAGCGTCGATTTACCGGTGCCGTTCACCCCGACAACGCCGATTTTGACCCCTGGCAGGAAGTTCAGGCGAATATTTTCAAAGACTTTTTTCCCGCCCGGATAGGTCTTGGACACGCCGTCCATGAAATAGACGAACTGATTGGCAGCCATGATTGCACGCTCCGCTATGCTATGAGTTGGCCCTTAGATAGCGGGGCGTTCAGGCGGGCGCAATCATGGTTGGCGTCCAGCCATGGGATAACCTGATCCATCTCGACGGGCGGCGAAAGCCAATGACCCTGCACGGCATCAGCGCCCATTGTTTGCAGCTTCAACGCCTGTGCATGTGTTTCGATGCCTTCGATAATAACTTTCAGATGTAGCTCTTGGCACAGATTGACCAACGCGAGCAT
This region includes:
- a CDS encoding putative quinol monooxygenase gives rise to the protein MFAVCVVLRLKPGMKDAFMPLMTENAKASREAELNCHRFDVSTDSKDPDCVFLYELYSDQAGFDAHLNTQHFLAFDAATAPMVADKTVVTWDTVHA
- a CDS encoding DUF1501 domain-containing protein; translated protein: MTEPVLVVIFLRGGADGLHLICPSADTDLIAARAPDLRVARKGDKAGFVLQDQAADVDFRFHPQAKGLSELFGAGELAVVHAAGLTDGTRSHFDAEDKMERASAVSTTGGWLGRWLANQEPDGPLPALAVGDSAPESLRGGGGVPVAGALDDLILPAGHELSHMIGQSMMDGFAAHPLIGPQISKLVGLSGLLSDRLTDPDTGERPNYRPDVKYPKGPLAQSLQTIAHALKLDLGLRIATADYGGWDTHINQAGDFAKRTRHLSQALMAFWRDLGDRREHVTVVVMSEFGRRLRSNTAGGTDHGYGNAMMIVGGNVKGGQMLGAWPGLQNEALAQGADLAITTDYRQVLAEVLRTHMKTPDLSPIFPDFADDPLGLFA
- a CDS encoding biotin-dependent carboxyltransferase family protein, producing the protein MTALHVHKVGPGVTIQDLGRPGWTAQGLPCGGATDRHALIEAYALLNTGLGAAVLEMMGFGGTFSVTADTRITLTGARMQATIDDSPVPPNQTRLLRKGEMLTIGGALRGVYGYLAFAGGIDTPPALDSRATHLTAGIGRALVQGDVIPLGKDPAPLSGPHALEPGDRLGGGPIRIMPGPQTDDFAAAIRATFAETSFERSPRGNRQGVRLDHEGAGFAMAGALNIVSDLILPGDVQMTGDGVPYVLLAECQTIGGYPRIGTVIPADLPKVAQAAPGTQLTFTWLSMAEAEATYISDPQLYRQMSEACRPVHRDPHDIPDLLGYQLISGVTSGDDIERS
- the ettA gene encoding energy-dependent translational throttle protein EttA, whose product is MAANQFVYFMDGVSKTYPGGKKVFENIRLNFLPGVKIGVVGVNGTGKSTLMRIMAGQDKDFAGEAWAAEGARVGYLPQEPELDPNLSVRENVMLGVADKKAILDRYNEVAMNYSEETADEMAQLQDQIDSQNLWDLDAQIDISMEALRCPPDDADVTTLSGGEKRRVALCQLLLDAPDMLLLDEPTNHLDAETIAWLQQHLIEYKGTILIVTHDRYFLDAITGWILELDRGSGIPHEGNYSSWLEAKAKRLEREAKEDKSKQRTLARELEWMRQGAKARQAKSKARISAYNDLANQSEREKMGRAQIIIPNGPRLGSKVIEVEGLKKAMGDKLLIENLSFDLPPGGIVGVIGPNGAGKSTLFSMLTGQNDPDEGTVTFGDTVNLSYVDQSRDALNPETTVWEEISGGAEIIELGDASMNSRAYCSAFNFKGGDQQKKVGLLSGGERNRVHMAKLLKSGGNVLLLDEPTNDLDVETLRALEDALVSFAGCAVVISHDRFFLDRICTHILAFEGDAHVEWFQGAFTDYEDDKKARLGADALEPKRMKHKKFVR
- a CDS encoding DUF1800 domain-containing protein; its protein translation is MDISRRDLHKGLLSLLLLGAARAEAAQVSPGLVILNRLTFGATPQNRTDLERQGLSDWLDAELAKPATDPALDRLLSQAKLQIAYGPGSNDTGAAWDGLDEMRHLNTLNADTASLMPLLDFEQPVSFAERIRPADEVKAASLIRAVNADAQLRELMTAFWHEHFSVNAYKDGPTAVFFPAYDRMLRGHAFGNFRMMLGDVATAPAMLSYLNNDASRASPANENFARELLELHTLGVKHYFNDIYDDWRQVPGATDGKATGYIDQDVYEVARAFTGWSIGDGRGNGKGIHAPLTGAFHYVERWHDPYQKRVLSVEFPPNRAPLADGEQVLDMLAAHPATAHHVAGKLLLRLGIESPSADYHAAVAARFHALVDDPDQIAHVLRTIVLHDEFQQTPPSKLRRPFEYLAGIYRASGAHVHAPTLDFDWHLGRAGWTQHAVKPPTGHPDHTADWANTRTLQGLIGLALYAHEGWMGAQMPGSGALREVTSLQSLAQRTENRFGVPEGTVSQALATLGVETLPDDRDGRVWVASVVHAAAALHPQFVLR
- a CDS encoding Gfo/Idh/MocA family oxidoreductase, which translates into the protein MTLRVGCAGAGYFSQFHIGSWQRMSRAEIVGVCDFDRDKAAVTSAPAFRTVDEMLAKTRPDILDIILPPAGHAGAIRAGLAAGVGAIICQKPFCRDLKEAAEMVGLAASAGVPLIIHENFRFQPWFRAIKQELDSGSLGDVLQVTFRLRPGDGQGPRAYLDRQPSFQKMRRFLIHETGVHYIDVFRYLLGDASHVYADLRQINPAIAGEDAGYVIFDHPLGTKALLDGNRLADHSADNTRRTMGEGLIEGSKGTLTLAGDGAVTLRPFGTQTHRQLLGPDPHDGFGGDCTHALQLHVVSGLLDDTPLENLASDYLGVIQTEEAIYRSSETQRKVEVKAHGQRFLQTQK
- a CDS encoding rhodanese-like domain-containing protein, which produces MPTLTKSAAQMVADARARIEEIDTVDAIAMLDAPDVVFVDLRDIRERQRSGAIPGSFHCPRGMVEFWVDPDSPYFKDIFAQDKRFIFHCASCWRSALTVATLNDMGFPAAHLKDGFSSWAKHDGPITAATPKDS
- a CDS encoding 5-oxoprolinase subunit PxpA, producing the protein MTRSVDLNSDMGEGFGPWQMGDDAALLDIVTSANIACGFHAGDPDVMARTMQIAHEKGVGIGAHPGFADLKGFGRRRLPIAHEELANAVAYQLGAAQAMARRAGGRVRHLKLHGALANMASEDAELARVCYQAALDVDPDIVIMVLAATAMESTVRELGCNWAGEIFADRAYEDDATLVDRRKPGAVLHDAQTAAKRILGMLDAGAIIAESGKHIPCRIDTICLHGDTPDAVAMAREIRQHLTAAGVELAPL
- a CDS encoding N-acyl homoserine lactonase family protein, with translation MSIWEVHAIKYADRNARHRGDSFIFDDNHDAPHPMDYFMWLLRSGDQTILVDTGYDDAEAQARGRPIRLHPAAALAPFGLGPADIDRVIVTHLHYDHAGGLHLFPNATLHMQAAEMAFATGPCMCHDTLRMPFTADHVCEAVKRLYSGKLVFHDGVGQIADGITVHCIGGHSRGLQAVRVRTQAGWLVLASDAAHYYENVFARKPFPIVVDLQDMLDGFDVLRELASTPELIVPGHDPLVRAIYPTGIADHITRLDLGPEKPVPGAKG
- a CDS encoding carboxyltransferase domain-containing protein, whose amino-acid sequence is MSEETSPAFLPLGIDGILVRFSRELTAETNAQALAFRDAVMAADLPGTAEIASSLTSVRVGFDPEKTNRHAVTDALAKIVAKLKVTDAGPRRIWHIPVSFAPAHAPQLAEAAALAGLTTSEAAAQITAARPRVIAIGFAPGQPYLGMLPSHWDIPRQTALTARVPPGALVVAVRQLIIFAADAPTGWRHIGQTAFQVYRPDAAEPFAFAPGDAVSFHQITDTELTSLQATGDPDGGATCEHVT
- a CDS encoding GntR family transcriptional regulator, whose translation is MVSGSSKPKSNSAIAVEELRKLIFTGELPAGSDHLESELAMRLGMSRTPVREAALTLEGQGLLEVRARKGVRIRPISVKDMVEIYDVLTELESLAAADAARQDLPASDLKELSQTIADMQAALANEDREAWALADDRFHAELVRLGGNSRVISIVGRMVDQVRRAKAVTLQMRPLPTQSNADHEAVLQAIRVGDAEKARQIHRAHREGAKHVLITLLRQHSLHML